A genomic window from Candidatus Pelagisphaera phototrophica includes:
- a CDS encoding DUF4159 domain-containing protein, giving the protein MKRLLLATVLAVILVSAFVLAQQFRRGSRNYVDRSEFPIWENEEEFEEDVFTFVRIRYIPHGRRGWDGDYPEADLNISYRLQELTSIKVNPNPVVLELTDRDLKNYPFVFLIAPWSVNFSDAEVAALRDYLLSGGFLMVDEFWGPQHWDLFYYQIKRALPEFEPRELPIEHEIFHNVYDFKEKPQVVPIHIWRQGYTYHPMPGVADDPEPHFYGIFDDTGRMMVLLCHNNDLVDGWEREGEDEEFFRQYSERYSYPMGINIITYVMTH; this is encoded by the coding sequence TTGAAACGATTATTGTTAGCGACTGTTTTGGCTGTGATTCTAGTGAGCGCGTTTGTCCTTGCCCAGCAGTTTAGGCGGGGTAGCCGCAATTATGTGGATCGTAGCGAGTTTCCGATTTGGGAGAACGAGGAGGAGTTTGAAGAAGACGTATTCACCTTCGTGCGTATCCGATATATTCCGCACGGTCGGCGAGGATGGGATGGCGACTATCCGGAGGCCGATCTGAATATATCGTATCGGCTACAGGAGCTGACATCGATCAAGGTCAACCCGAACCCGGTAGTGCTTGAATTGACGGATAGGGATTTGAAGAACTATCCTTTTGTTTTTTTGATCGCTCCCTGGTCGGTCAATTTTTCCGACGCTGAGGTCGCTGCGTTGAGAGATTACCTATTGAGCGGCGGATTCCTGATGGTGGATGAATTTTGGGGACCGCAGCACTGGGATCTCTTTTACTACCAAATCAAGCGAGCACTCCCCGAATTCGAACCGCGAGAGCTTCCTATTGAGCACGAGATATTCCACAATGTCTACGACTTTAAGGAGAAGCCCCAAGTTGTACCGATACACATATGGCGACAAGGTTACACTTACCATCCGATGCCAGGAGTGGCGGATGATCCCGAACCTCACTTCTATGGAATATTCGATGATACGGGGCGAATGATGGTTCTCTTATGCCATAATAACGACCTGGTGGACGGCTGGGAACGGGAGGGCGAGGACGAGGAGTTTTTTCGTCAATACTCTGAGCGCTACTCTTATCCGATGGGGATAAATATCATCACGTACGTCATGACCCATTGA
- a CDS encoding GDSL-type esterase/lipase family protein: protein MNRAEEFNPEPGAMIVWAGDSITHQRGCTQYLENFLYTRFHDKKLRFANAGIKGDCAGDLLERFDEDVAKWQPQYVTLLLGMNDGRYEEF, encoded by the coding sequence GTGAATCGAGCAGAAGAATTCAATCCAGAGCCTGGAGCGATGATCGTTTGGGCAGGAGATTCGATTACACACCAGCGCGGCTGTACACAGTACTTGGAGAATTTCCTGTATACTCGATTTCATGATAAGAAGCTACGTTTCGCGAATGCGGGAATAAAGGGCGACTGTGCGGGCGACTTGTTAGAAAGATTTGATGAGGACGTGGCAAAGTGGCAACCGCAGTACGTTACCCTGCTGTTAGGGATGAACGACGGAAGGTACGAAGAATTCTAG
- the queC gene encoding 7-cyano-7-deazaguanine synthase QueC, whose product MPKSTDQIPETAIAVYSGGMDSTVMLYSMLEQGVDLQGALSFDYGQKHRKEILVAKEICERLGMEHRIVDLRSIATLFGSSGLTDSDTDVPEGHYEEVSMKQTVVPNRNMILISLATAWAITKGAEAVAYAAHSGDHAIYPDCRESFANTLDQAMRLCDWSEIRLYRPFVNSSKNGIVAEGHRLGIPLGSTWSCYKGGDLHCGKCGTCIERREAFHLAGVEDPTSYSASAPSVETLVAQNWHLPT is encoded by the coding sequence ATGCCGAAAAGTACAGACCAGATTCCTGAGACCGCTATTGCTGTCTACTCAGGGGGGATGGATTCTACTGTAATGTTGTACTCGATGTTAGAGCAGGGAGTCGATTTACAAGGAGCCCTGAGCTTCGACTATGGCCAGAAACACCGCAAAGAGATTCTGGTGGCGAAGGAGATTTGTGAAAGGCTCGGAATGGAACATAGAATAGTGGACTTGAGGAGCATTGCGACTTTGTTTGGATCGAGCGGTTTGACGGATTCTGATACAGACGTGCCAGAGGGACACTACGAAGAAGTATCGATGAAACAGACCGTCGTCCCTAATCGAAATATGATCCTGATTTCATTGGCAACGGCATGGGCGATTACGAAAGGGGCGGAAGCGGTGGCTTACGCCGCACATAGCGGGGACCATGCAATCTACCCTGATTGTCGGGAGAGTTTTGCCAATACATTAGATCAAGCCATGCGACTCTGCGACTGGAGCGAAATTCGACTCTATCGTCCTTTTGTTAATTCAAGCAAAAATGGGATTGTGGCAGAGGGGCATCGTCTAGGAATTCCTTTAGGAAGCACTTGGTCATGCTATAAAGGAGGAGACTTGCATTGTGGAAAATGTGGTACTTGCATCGAGCGCAGGGAAGCTTTTCATTTGGCGGGCGTCGAGGACCCAACGAGCTATTCCGCTAGTGCGCCGAGCGTCGAAACGCTTGTCGCTCAAAACTGGCACCTTCCAACTTGA
- a CDS encoding AAA family ATPase: protein MSEFLSTEAMIASREVFNRLKGLINSRIKGKDDVIDNILICFAAGGHALIEDLPGVGKTTLAYCLARAMHSDFKRIQFTSDLLPTDVTGVSIYDECKRSFVFKKGPIFSNIVLADEINRATPKTQSSLLEVMDHGKVTIDGETYSVGDPFIVLATQNPVDYEGTFPLPESQMDRFLMRLQMGYPSTENELEILAGKNSGYDDLYFGDPVSKEEIVKIRSTVSKIYLEDSILDYIMRVVTATRTESEFKAGISVRGSLALKAASQARALYFGRDFVVPEDVNSVASSVLSHRLNLRRPSSDAIEERRLVEGIVSRILAVVPQPK, encoded by the coding sequence ATGAGCGAGTTTCTCTCTACAGAAGCAATGATCGCCTCACGGGAGGTTTTTAATCGACTTAAGGGCTTGATCAACAGCCGGATCAAGGGGAAAGACGATGTCATTGATAACATTCTGATCTGTTTTGCAGCGGGAGGCCACGCTCTTATAGAAGACTTACCGGGTGTTGGAAAAACCACTTTGGCGTATTGTCTCGCTCGAGCGATGCATTCGGACTTCAAGCGAATACAGTTTACGAGTGATTTGCTTCCCACTGACGTTACTGGTGTTTCTATCTATGACGAGTGCAAGCGATCTTTCGTGTTCAAAAAAGGGCCGATCTTTTCAAATATCGTTCTGGCAGATGAGATAAACCGAGCGACGCCAAAAACGCAATCGAGTCTTCTAGAAGTTATGGATCACGGAAAAGTTACCATTGATGGTGAGACTTATTCGGTAGGGGACCCATTTATAGTACTAGCTACTCAAAACCCAGTGGACTACGAAGGGACGTTTCCGCTTCCGGAAAGTCAGATGGACCGATTTCTAATGCGACTTCAAATGGGTTACCCGAGTACTGAAAACGAGTTAGAAATCCTAGCTGGGAAGAATTCTGGTTACGATGATCTATACTTTGGTGACCCCGTGAGCAAAGAGGAAATAGTGAAGATTCGAAGTACGGTTTCCAAAATCTATTTGGAGGACAGCATTTTGGATTACATCATGAGAGTCGTAACTGCAACACGAACAGAAAGCGAGTTCAAGGCGGGAATCAGTGTTCGGGGAAGTCTGGCCTTGAAGGCGGCATCCCAGGCTCGTGCTCTGTATTTTGGAAGAGATTTTGTAGTGCCAGAAGACGTGAATTCCGTTGCTTCCTCAGTTTTGAGCCACCGTTTGAATTTGCGTCGTCCCTCCTCCGATGCTATCGAGGAGCGTCGTTTAGTTGAGGGAATTGTTTCGCGAATTTTAGCAGTAGTCCCGCAGCCGAAGTAA
- the recF gene encoding DNA replication/repair protein RecF (All proteins in this family for which functions are known are DNA-binding proteins that assist the filamentation of RecA onto DNA for the initiation of recombination or recombinational repair.) — MQFKRISVRNYRNIEFNRLELGSPRVFLHGPNGQGKTNMLEALGLATALRPFRTHENRVVIGPAALYSEIVYDLDHEDLGETQVRARIKKSGKEVWIDGEPTKRLSDFVGKFPTVILSSNDLQLTRGTPGNRRRFFDAFICGVDRNYFRALQTFQKLLQERNALLKQNESDAVVSAFESQMDEPALKICRVRTEILDSLMEYAVGVHREISLDGETLALEYSRSAELEDEGDYLKLLEKNRKRDGYLQSTGKGPHRDDFSISLNGMSADDFASEGQQRSITLSLSLAIIEFWQSRFGFRPVALADDALGELDQQRRDRFWSVLDKDLQIIATGTQLPSPGEKDDWRIVEVSKGNFTG, encoded by the coding sequence ATGCAGTTTAAGCGGATCAGTGTTAGAAACTATAGGAATATAGAATTCAACCGGTTGGAACTAGGATCTCCTCGTGTGTTTCTTCATGGCCCGAATGGGCAGGGGAAGACGAATATGCTGGAGGCTCTTGGACTGGCGACTGCTTTACGTCCCTTTCGTACTCATGAGAATCGGGTGGTGATAGGTCCCGCGGCGTTGTATTCGGAAATTGTATATGACTTAGACCACGAAGACCTGGGCGAGACTCAGGTTAGGGCTAGAATTAAGAAGTCTGGAAAAGAAGTTTGGATCGATGGTGAACCCACAAAACGATTGTCAGATTTTGTTGGGAAATTTCCGACAGTGATACTCTCTTCCAATGATTTACAATTAACTCGGGGCACTCCAGGAAATCGAAGGCGTTTTTTTGACGCGTTTATCTGTGGCGTAGATCGCAACTATTTTAGAGCATTGCAGACCTTTCAGAAGCTCTTGCAGGAGAGGAATGCACTACTGAAGCAAAATGAGTCTGATGCAGTAGTATCCGCCTTCGAATCGCAAATGGACGAACCGGCATTGAAGATTTGCAGGGTTCGAACGGAGATATTGGATTCTCTCATGGAGTATGCCGTTGGCGTGCACCGAGAAATTTCATTAGATGGTGAAACTTTGGCCTTGGAGTATAGTCGAAGTGCAGAGCTCGAAGATGAAGGGGACTATCTCAAGTTGTTGGAGAAAAACCGGAAAAGAGATGGCTACTTACAGTCGACGGGTAAGGGGCCACATCGCGACGACTTTTCGATCTCATTAAACGGGATGTCTGCCGATGACTTTGCATCTGAAGGACAACAGCGTTCAATCACGCTTTCACTTTCGTTGGCGATTATCGAGTTTTGGCAGAGCCGATTTGGATTCAGACCGGTTGCTCTTGCAGATGATGCTCTGGGGGAGTTAGACCAGCAACGTAGAGATAGGTTCTGGTCTGTTCTTGACAAGGATTTGCAAATCATTGCGACAGGCACTCAGCTACCCTCGCCTGGAGAGAAAGACGATTGGAGAATCGTCGAGGTTTCGAAGGGGAATTTTACCGGGTAG
- a CDS encoding MTAP family purine nucleoside phosphorylase, translating to MNLAIISGTSINRSAVFKDWKLDQVETPYGAIDFKRGKGIVVVNRHGFSEPLPPHRSNYRGYVSALKGLGVDAVLAVTSVGSLKENLKPGTLVSCSDYVSFAPMTFIDDRPSGFAPAIDNGLLNDLKRLCPQGIESDRVYAQTRGPRFETKAEVRILQSWGCDVVGMTFGNEADLLLESGVSLTSLCMIDNYAHGIGDQKLSMSEFHDSVDRNQSVIDGILSGVTARFGK from the coding sequence ATGAATTTAGCGATCATTAGCGGAACGAGCATCAACCGGTCGGCAGTTTTTAAGGACTGGAAATTGGATCAAGTGGAGACGCCTTACGGAGCGATTGACTTCAAGCGCGGTAAGGGAATCGTAGTAGTGAATCGTCACGGCTTTTCAGAACCGCTTCCTCCCCATAGGAGCAACTATAGAGGGTATGTCTCTGCCCTAAAAGGTTTGGGTGTAGACGCAGTGCTAGCAGTGACCTCAGTGGGTTCTTTAAAGGAGAATTTGAAGCCCGGAACGTTGGTTTCTTGTTCGGACTACGTGAGTTTTGCTCCAATGACGTTTATCGATGATCGCCCCAGCGGATTCGCGCCAGCTATCGACAACGGGCTTCTGAACGATTTAAAGAGGCTGTGTCCTCAAGGGATCGAATCTGATCGGGTTTACGCCCAGACGCGTGGGCCACGATTTGAAACAAAAGCCGAAGTAAGAATCCTTCAGAGCTGGGGTTGTGACGTGGTTGGAATGACTTTCGGCAACGAAGCGGATTTGCTCTTGGAAAGCGGGGTCTCGCTCACTTCCTTGTGCATGATTGACAACTATGCGCACGGCATTGGAGATCAGAAACTTAGTATGAGTGAATTCCACGATTCAGTTGACCGAAACCAATCGGTTATTGATGGAATTTTAAGTGGCGTAACTGCCCGATTTGGCAAGTAG
- a CDS encoding PQQ-binding-like beta-propeller repeat protein, which produces MKVRWWPLVLIWVLGVSTIGVVLFLQDGEVGARQAMVMKMTGVAIVCFVLSIFWLLLFSGLRAKYRFQILGLVALILLLFASAVRYGGVTGDLVPIFTWRWSQPSVARVEEATLPKRETNGTFPQFLGPNRNASIPGIRLKKNWSEFPPTLLWRKPIGEAWSGFAISGNRAITQEQDDEDELVSCFELVSGELTWQSRNTARYDNPLGGVGPRATPTIEGDRVYTIGATGFFACRLVESGKLVYSLDLLEEHSAPLPDWGVAGSPLIFENLVILSAGGSDGHSLVAYDKLTGKLVWRGGSDKAHWSSPVVYQVDGEDQVLIFNKGGVAGHDVEDGSVLWEFPWTRSTGTPRVAIPVRISENRFVISSGYGAGASMFEVQKSESGYVAKELWKSLHLKSKFNNFVLRDGYLYGLDDGMLTCIEVATGRRTWKKGRYGHGQLLLGDDWLLLMAENGEAILLEPNSEEPEILGTFAALEGKSWNPPALVGSLLLVRNHLEVACYRLPLEE; this is translated from the coding sequence ATGAAAGTACGTTGGTGGCCACTCGTTCTGATTTGGGTGCTTGGCGTTTCAACGATCGGTGTCGTCCTCTTTCTTCAGGATGGCGAGGTCGGTGCGCGACAGGCTATGGTTATGAAAATGACCGGAGTGGCGATCGTGTGCTTCGTACTGTCGATCTTTTGGCTCCTCCTATTTTCAGGTCTCAGGGCGAAGTATCGGTTTCAGATTCTAGGACTCGTTGCCCTGATATTGTTACTATTCGCGAGCGCGGTCAGATACGGAGGCGTTACGGGGGATTTGGTTCCCATCTTTACCTGGAGATGGTCTCAGCCTTCGGTGGCTAGAGTTGAAGAAGCGACTCTTCCAAAGCGAGAAACGAATGGCACATTTCCGCAGTTTTTGGGACCGAATCGGAATGCCTCGATTCCTGGAATCCGGCTGAAGAAAAACTGGTCTGAGTTTCCTCCAACGCTTCTCTGGCGAAAGCCGATAGGTGAAGCTTGGTCGGGATTTGCGATTTCAGGCAACCGAGCGATTACGCAGGAGCAGGATGACGAGGATGAGTTGGTATCCTGTTTCGAATTGGTCTCGGGGGAGTTGACTTGGCAGTCGCGAAACACGGCAAGATACGACAATCCATTGGGAGGAGTTGGACCGCGAGCCACTCCGACGATAGAGGGGGATCGCGTTTACACGATTGGGGCGACCGGCTTTTTCGCATGTCGTTTAGTAGAATCGGGCAAGTTGGTCTATTCACTCGATCTCCTAGAAGAACATAGTGCGCCGTTGCCCGATTGGGGGGTGGCCGGCTCTCCTTTGATTTTCGAAAACCTCGTTATTCTGAGTGCGGGCGGGTCTGATGGGCACTCTCTTGTGGCGTACGACAAGTTGACCGGAAAACTCGTTTGGCGAGGAGGAAGCGACAAAGCCCACTGGAGTTCTCCGGTTGTCTACCAAGTGGATGGCGAAGATCAGGTTCTTATCTTCAACAAAGGAGGGGTAGCGGGACATGACGTCGAAGATGGAAGCGTTTTATGGGAATTTCCTTGGACAAGATCTACCGGAACGCCTCGCGTTGCGATCCCCGTCCGAATTTCGGAAAACCGTTTTGTAATATCGAGTGGATACGGAGCGGGTGCTTCGATGTTCGAGGTCCAGAAATCTGAAAGTGGATATGTGGCCAAGGAGTTGTGGAAGAGCCTTCATTTGAAATCCAAGTTCAATAACTTTGTATTAAGAGATGGTTATTTGTATGGGTTGGACGATGGAATGTTGACCTGTATCGAGGTGGCAACCGGTCGCAGGACTTGGAAAAAAGGCCGTTATGGTCATGGGCAATTATTATTGGGAGACGATTGGTTGTTACTGATGGCAGAGAACGGAGAAGCGATTCTTCTTGAGCCGAATTCAGAGGAACCAGAGATTCTAGGAACGTTTGCAGCCTTGGAAGGAAAAAGCTGGAATCCACCCGCATTGGTGGGATCCCTATTGTTGGTTCGCAACCATCTTGAGGTGGCGTGCTATCGTCTGCCGCTGGAAGAATAG
- a CDS encoding YchJ family protein, whose translation MEENKERIPTEREISLCPCKSQLNYGICCRPFHFGQEKPKTAEQLMRSRYSAYFFRKVDYLVETTYPDTRAPSLREELQKTIYQANWSFLTVLGKIRGGELDKTGKVEFVAEYFANGEPFELHECSRFKRYKGVWKYLDDKG comes from the coding sequence ATGGAGGAAAATAAAGAGCGCATTCCGACCGAGAGAGAAATTTCCCTCTGTCCTTGCAAGAGTCAGCTCAACTACGGGATATGTTGCCGGCCTTTCCATTTCGGTCAGGAGAAGCCAAAAACAGCGGAGCAGCTGATGCGTTCGCGCTACAGTGCTTACTTTTTCCGAAAAGTGGACTATCTTGTCGAAACGACGTATCCAGACACGCGAGCCCCAAGTCTAAGGGAGGAACTTCAGAAGACGATTTACCAAGCGAATTGGAGCTTTCTTACCGTTCTCGGCAAGATACGAGGGGGAGAGTTGGATAAAACGGGTAAAGTGGAGTTCGTGGCGGAGTACTTTGCCAATGGAGAGCCCTTTGAGCTTCACGAGTGCTCGCGATTTAAACGCTACAAGGGCGTTTGGAAGTACCTAGACGATAAAGGTTAG
- a CDS encoding metal-dependent hydrolase, which yields MGSNPSNAGGFFSVVEREFICNPEVSIRDGWESINMDPISQGALGAIAAATLSKPVRYRWAVAVGWLGGMLADADIFIRSESDPLLNIEYHRHFSHSLVFIPLGGLICAGLLWIFLRRLIGFSELLLYATAGYTTAGLLDACTSYGTQLLWPFSDLRIAWSVISIVDPVFTVTTLGLIAIGWIRSCRKWAWMGGTFVLVYLSIGALQNHRATSALVELARNRGEERASRFTVKPSIGNLLVWRGIYEIEGDLQVDAIRVSLLSGKIIVYEGERIRGVDLERLKGGLPESSVLRQDLERFNHFSAGYLGWHPDRPHVISDARYAMLPQSAIPLWGIEFDPDQPHLHAPFLNFRDASPEVLKKLWGQIKGEQ from the coding sequence ATGGGATCTAATCCAAGTAATGCAGGCGGCTTTTTTTCAGTTGTCGAGAGAGAGTTTATCTGCAATCCAGAAGTTTCGATTCGCGATGGATGGGAGAGCATTAACATGGACCCGATAAGCCAAGGAGCATTAGGAGCGATTGCAGCTGCGACGCTTTCCAAACCAGTCCGTTATCGATGGGCGGTAGCGGTTGGTTGGTTGGGCGGAATGCTGGCAGATGCGGATATATTCATTCGTTCCGAATCAGATCCTTTGTTGAATATTGAGTACCATCGGCACTTTAGCCATTCACTCGTTTTTATACCGTTAGGAGGACTGATCTGCGCGGGTCTGTTGTGGATCTTTCTTCGCAGGCTGATTGGGTTTAGCGAGTTGCTGCTCTACGCTACAGCGGGATATACGACTGCGGGTTTACTAGATGCCTGTACGAGTTATGGCACACAGTTACTTTGGCCCTTTTCAGACCTGCGTATTGCCTGGAGTGTCATATCGATCGTCGACCCGGTATTTACGGTCACGACCCTCGGTCTAATCGCAATTGGTTGGATACGTTCTTGCCGAAAGTGGGCGTGGATGGGGGGCACTTTTGTTTTGGTATACTTGTCTATCGGGGCCCTTCAGAATCATAGAGCTACAAGCGCATTGGTCGAACTTGCAAGAAATCGAGGCGAAGAGAGAGCCAGTCGATTTACCGTCAAACCCTCGATCGGAAATTTACTGGTATGGCGAGGGATTTATGAGATTGAGGGGGACCTCCAAGTAGATGCTATCAGAGTGAGCCTTTTGAGTGGGAAGATTATTGTTTACGAGGGTGAGCGGATTAGGGGGGTTGACTTAGAGAGATTGAAGGGAGGACTCCCGGAGAGCTCGGTGCTGAGACAGGATCTAGAACGATTCAATCACTTTTCGGCGGGCTACCTGGGTTGGCATCCCGACCGTCCACATGTCATCAGCGATGCGAGGTATGCAATGCTGCCACAGTCGGCGATTCCGTTGTGGGGAATTGAATTCGATCCCGACCAACCGCACCTGCACGCTCCGTTTTTAAACTTCCGAGATGCGAGTCCCGAAGTGCTGAAAAAGCTGTGGGGCCAGATTAAGGGAGAACAGTGA
- a CDS encoding 6-pyruvoyl trahydropterin synthase family protein: MFTCQKTYSEIPFAHRQHRHDGHCAKIHGHNWSFTFTFGCNQLDDCGFVVDFGKLKELRAWLEENLDHACVFNQDDPLLESFMILKDENGNSVFKSLVVEQCSSEGMAKCLFNVAKPMIQEMSGGRAFLISVTVKEDFRNSATYSPELD; encoded by the coding sequence ATGTTCACCTGCCAAAAGACTTACTCGGAAATTCCCTTTGCTCATCGGCAGCATAGGCACGATGGTCATTGTGCCAAGATTCATGGCCATAATTGGAGTTTTACCTTCACGTTTGGCTGTAATCAACTGGACGATTGCGGATTCGTCGTAGATTTTGGAAAATTAAAGGAATTACGCGCCTGGTTGGAGGAAAATTTGGATCATGCCTGTGTCTTCAACCAAGACGATCCGCTGCTTGAATCCTTTATGATTTTAAAGGACGAAAATGGAAATAGCGTCTTCAAGTCACTTGTCGTGGAGCAATGTTCGAGTGAAGGGATGGCGAAATGTCTTTTCAATGTCGCCAAACCAATGATACAAGAAATGTCGGGAGGAAGGGCGTTTCTAATCTCAGTAACTGTTAAAGAGGATTTTCGAAACAGTGCCACGTATAGTCCGGAATTAGATTGA
- a CDS encoding SMP-30/gluconolactonase/LRE family protein has protein sequence MRIKFSVAVCVFLASLAVARADDLIFPEESEWELVSDGHQFAEGMAWDKEGHFYFTDVPRSLLYKVDANTGERILIDNNTGRANGIVFGPDGRLYGCSRGASRIYAWDPVTWGKVAVATGPASNDIAILRDGTVFFTDPGDNNVWRIDPKSRDLTKAADPNWMPNGISLSLDQKTLLVAEFNSGTIHGFSVDPSGQLKGKSSPAYRLGIPSNALGRLDGMQPLKDGRLLIGTALGIQIAPRLGEEGAHPLIVIPSPDNRPRCNYARISPDGQWLYAAFAKDILRRRVVEGVNH, from the coding sequence ATGAGGATTAAATTTTCTGTAGCGGTATGCGTATTTTTAGCGAGTTTGGCTGTTGCAAGAGCGGACGATTTGATATTTCCCGAAGAATCGGAATGGGAGCTTGTTTCCGATGGTCATCAGTTTGCGGAGGGTATGGCTTGGGACAAGGAGGGGCATTTCTATTTTACGGATGTCCCCCGGTCGCTGTTGTACAAAGTGGATGCCAATACGGGTGAACGAATCCTGATTGACAACAATACCGGCAGGGCGAATGGGATCGTTTTTGGCCCGGATGGGCGACTGTATGGCTGCTCTCGAGGGGCGAGTCGAATCTATGCTTGGGATCCGGTTACATGGGGCAAGGTAGCGGTGGCAACCGGTCCAGCGTCAAACGACATTGCCATTTTAAGAGACGGAACTGTCTTCTTTACTGATCCCGGAGACAACAACGTATGGCGGATCGATCCGAAGAGTAGGGACTTGACGAAGGCGGCCGATCCGAATTGGATGCCCAATGGGATTTCGCTTTCGTTGGACCAGAAGACGCTGCTCGTCGCTGAGTTCAATTCCGGAACGATTCATGGTTTTTCCGTCGATCCATCGGGACAGCTGAAAGGGAAGAGCTCGCCCGCCTATCGGCTGGGGATCCCATCGAACGCGCTGGGCCGACTAGATGGCATGCAGCCACTCAAGGACGGACGTCTGTTGATCGGTACCGCATTGGGAATACAAATTGCTCCCCGGTTAGGGGAAGAAGGTGCTCATCCGTTGATTGTTATTCCTTCTCCGGACAACCGTCCGCGCTGCAATTACGCCCGCATCAGTCCTGATGGGCAATGGCTTTATGCGGCATTTGCCAAGGACATCCTTCGTCGTCGGGTGGTGGAAGGAGTCAATCACTGA
- a CDS encoding 7-carboxy-7-deazaguanine synthase QueE, which produces MEYPVHEMFHSWQGEGDHSGKSAFFVRLYGCPVHCPWCDSAGTWHPDYVPEKIDRIDAATIADAAAAVRCDLVVITGGEPTIHDLGPLTDAMKERGLKSHLETSGSFQIRVSFDWITLSPKWLSTPLPESLAVANEFKLIVEDESSVQKWVDALGNSIDKRSVWLHPEWSVRKDPRILESITEFVKKNGAPFRAGLQGHKYYRADLLDRNSAKPSPLGGNPMRGY; this is translated from the coding sequence ATGGAATATCCGGTTCATGAAATGTTTCACTCATGGCAGGGTGAGGGAGATCATTCGGGAAAATCAGCTTTTTTTGTACGTCTGTATGGATGTCCTGTTCATTGCCCTTGGTGTGACTCGGCAGGAACTTGGCATCCCGATTATGTCCCAGAAAAAATAGATAGGATAGACGCTGCCACGATCGCGGACGCAGCGGCTGCGGTGAGGTGCGATCTAGTGGTGATTACGGGTGGAGAACCGACAATTCATGATTTGGGGCCATTGACTGATGCCATGAAGGAGAGAGGATTAAAATCCCATTTGGAAACGTCGGGTTCGTTTCAGATTAGAGTTTCGTTCGATTGGATAACCTTGAGCCCTAAATGGCTTTCAACGCCATTGCCCGAGTCATTGGCGGTTGCGAACGAGTTTAAGCTGATTGTTGAAGATGAGAGCTCGGTTCAGAAGTGGGTAGATGCATTGGGCAATTCGATTGATAAGCGTTCGGTATGGCTCCACCCCGAGTGGTCAGTTAGGAAGGATCCGCGTATTCTGGAGTCAATAACGGAATTTGTGAAGAAGAATGGTGCTCCTTTCCGAGCTGGTTTGCAAGGGCACAAGTATTATCGTGCTGACTTGCTGGATCGAAATTCAGCTAAGCCTTCGCCTCTTGGCGGAAATCCGATGCGGGGATATTAG